The DNA window GTAGCATCCCCTAGGAGCGCAGCGcgtgccactttttttttttttaccatcgTGGAAGTTAATCGATTTGTTTGGTTCCCCGCggcgcatattttttacacgGTGGGGGAGTTGCCTCTCCACATCCCCACCCTGAACGATGAGCGGCTATAATGATCGTTTTTACTTACTTGCTTTGGCTGTTAGCTTACTCGATAGTCCTCCTGAGCGTCTCCCTCGCATTCATTCGAGAGACCCATTCGGTTGTAGCAAAATCGAGTTGGTTAAAGAGGGCACAGGGTGGGAACTGCTATCTGTTAAGTAGTCATGTTAAGAGAAGGAAGTCGCTTCAGCTGctccccccaaatggtgaTAAGGACAGATGTATGAGAAGGTATCATATCTTTTATTACCCTGATCAGCGAGGGGGGGGTCATCACCATGAGAGGAACTCTGAATTTGTTAGAAGGTTTAACAAAAGGAACTGTTTTTTAAAGtcacccatttttgcaaaaagtgaGCAACATAAACTATGGGCAAATGTAGGGAGTTCTTTTGATCAGGGAGTGGACCATACGATGAAGGAGCAAGTAAATGGAGTAGCCACAGATAGAGACAAGCACCGTCTTGAAGTAGGACCTACTGATGAGGACAACGAATTCGATCTTATTAGCGATCATATATtagttagaaaaaataggaaatcTATAAAAGAACTTATGGAAGCAGGAATTTGGGGAGCTCCAAAAGAGAACCTCAAAATGATAAGAGAAaggacaaacaaaaaaattaattggaattatattctaaaaaaaaacaataaattgCTAAGTGATAATGTTGACCATATATATAACGAAATTtacagaaaagaaaatgtggatgatattttttttgtgttcgATACGAATCCGTATAGCTACTTAAATATCACTATGAGCGTTTTTTCGCTGTACAAAATTGCTACGAGCTACTTGAATGAGAGGAGACAGAGAGTGGATTCTTCTCTTAAAGGAAAGAAGGTCGGTGTGCTGTCGTCAAATGGGACAAGTAAGGATCCACTGGGGGGAGACCATCCGAATGATAATTTCCTCACCATGGACGGAAGTGGGGAAGACAACTACGGAGAGGTAGACGATAGCAATATCCTTAAGCTGAAGGATGAAAGGAGGAGACTAAATCACATCACGCGAAACAGGAACTTTATGAGAATAGTAGGCAGCATAAATAAGCatcttaaaattatatataaaatattttccacaaaTGAGAAGCTAACGaagtatgaaaaaaacagagaTATGTATAAATTCATTCCTTACATAAACATCAAGGATATTATTACCATTTTGAGatgcttctccattttgaaattcGATCACacgaatatttttaagtacatatattttttcctcgttttttttatggaccAATTCGATATGTTCCTGCTGTGTGAGGCTGTGTACCTTTGCTTGGTGAAGAAGATTTACGTCCGCCCGCTATTCCTCAATTTTTCGAAGCGTCTTTTGGGGTACCTGCAGAGGGGCGGCGAGGGGAGCGATAAGGGGGGCAATACAGGAAGTGATAAGGGGAGCAGTACGGGAAGTGATAAGGGAAGCAATACGGGAAGTGATAAGGAAAGCAATACTGGAAGTGATAAGGAAAGCAGTGCGGAAAGCGTTGGCGCTGCCACGGAGGATGCCACGGAGGATGCCTCGAACGATGGCGCTATCGCGGCCGCCGGTGCCCGGGCCGCACCGTACGACGAAGCAAACTTGGAGGCCTTCTGTCGCAACATGGAGCAGGCGCTGCAGAGGGACGACCCCGAACCCGACCACTttgcctcctccccctttcaCATGAAGCACTTCAGCTATTCTATCTACCACGATGCGAACTACTCCTCCCTAAACAGCTCACAAGATGAGCTAGCGAAGGAAAAGGagcgaaaaaatgatgatgtGAACAGATTTGCTGCCCAAGATTTGAGACACGCAAAAAGGGAGTTCATCGATTCGAGCCAAATACAAAGAAAGTCGAACGACCCCCCCGAAGTGACGTCCCCTCAGGTGGATAGTCAATCCATCTGCTTCCCTGTATACTGTCTCTACACCCTGTGCAAGTTCCCCTACACGAATGtacaaatattaaatatgATCATGTCtcaaattatggaaaaaGCATCAGAGCTAAGCATAGAAGAGCTCATTCTGTCCTTTTACAGTCTTGCTGAATTGGAGGTCAACTCTCCTAAGCTGTTGAATTCCCtatttttgctaatttttaattctctacattttttagaCTACAGAAATAATGGCCTGGTTACGAAGCTGATAAGAGCCTTGTACTTAGTTGAAGGAGAAATTTTTGGTTCCCTCGGGGAGGAGAACCGTTGTGAAGAGATGAAAACGCTTATGGTGCACTACCTAGCCAAAATGGTTTTTCATAATCGAAACAACTACACGCCGATCGAACTGGTTGATATCATTCGGTATATGTCAGCCTTCTCACACATCGACAAGGAATTATTCAACTTCGTCTATGagatgccatttttacaaaatttgaaccAAAACACGTTGGACTATTACAAGAATAATGTCTATTTTAATCAGTCCTATTATGCTTATACGAAAGATAGCAGCGTTAACACTCCCATCGAGATAATGGTGTGCAAGCTGTATCAGTCGTACTTGGCGTACCGCGCGTGGGGGGTGCGGAAGGGCGATGCAGCCATGGGGGCGGGGTCACCACAGATGGGTGATGCGACCATGGGGGCGGGGTCACCACAGACGGGCGATGCGGCCATGGGGGTGGAGTCACCACAGATGGGTGATTTACTGCAGAGGGGTGACATCCCCGCCCTGCACGCCATTCGCGCGCACAACGAAAAGGTGAAGCCATTTCAGTATAAGCCCAAGCTGCTGCAGCTGTTCAGGCAAACCTACACAAACAACATGCGCATATCCTCCTACAGCTCCTCCTCGCTGCACTACGAAATGGCagatataattaaaaaggatttAAAGATTCCCTGCCATGTCGAATACGTGACAGACAAGGGGCTGTTTATTGACATTGTGATACTTCGAGAAGACTTGATAAAATTCGATGCGTCTTTTTCTGGTCTTCGTGATATCGCCATAGAGGTGAATGGCCCGTTCCACTACAAGACCAAGTCGTACAGCGGGGGAGTTCCACCCCTCAACACGAAAACGGTCGTCAAGCAGAGGTGAGCGTGCGCGGAGGGGAAGACGGGTCGGCCTCGCCCCTCCCGGTTGACTGTTCCCCAGTTTGGCAATCTTTCATTTAttactttattttcccatttttttggcatttccTTTCGCATTACCCTTCGCAGGCTGCTCGAGCACGACAAGTGGCGCGTCATctccctccccttttgggaAGTGAAGCCATGGTAAGTTTAGGAGTCCCACTAGGGGAGATGCGGGCACAACAAACCACCTGGGATTTtcacccccattttgttcccattttgttcccatttcgttcccattttgtcccCATTTTGCCCCATATTTGTctcatttcccccccccaggtTCAGCAAGAGCAGAAAGGAAAACTACATCTTGCGAGTGCTTCCCGATGAACTGAAGTCCTTTTTCAGTAACAAAGTCGGGGCGCCTTAACGTTACGAAGATGAGCCCTGCCATTGTGGTGAATGTCGTGATATATTCGATATCATCGCGACTTTCCTTCGTAacatttcattatttttttttttttgtcaatcGGGTCATGTCGTGGGGTTATTTGCAAAGAGTGCCATTCGGAGGGTGCCATTCGAAGAGTACCATTCGGAGGGTGTTATTCGAAGAGTGCAATCCAAAGCGTGCCACTCAGAGCGTGCCACTCAAAGCGCCTCGCTCGTATGGACACCCCTTCTCTGTGGGATGCGTATTTCTATTTTCCACGTGCCCCCGAATTATCCtcctcccattttgctcttctttaataaacagaaaaaaaataaattaaaacatcCCCTAGGGGTAGTCCCttgtttggaaaaaaaaaaaaaaaaaagcccttCACTTTTGCGTGATTTTTAAGTTTTGCTACATTGGGAAGTAACGTGCATGCATATGTTACATACCATGCATCATATATACTTTAGTGAAAAGGACGAACGGGGACTTCTCTTCCCCGCGCCCCTCTGCTCTGgtgtgcccccctttttttctgttaaaaaATCCAAACAAATTCAACTCACCACAGGAGGGGTTGTTTCCTCCTTTCGTATGTCATAGAAGGACAGACACTTGCATTTCTCTCTCGTTTTGTTTGAGTGCACTTTCTCTGGCATGATAAtagtaaatatgaaaaaaaaaaaaaaataagctaaTCGGaaggtgaagcaaaaaaaaaatacgcctCGCTGTTGGCTACCCGCTGTGCCCTGCTGAAGCTAACGCGCCGTAGCTGAGCAACacttctaaaaaaaaaaaaaaaaaaaaaaaaaaaaaaaaagttaaaagtGAAGTAGCTCCTATATGGTTACTGTatttgtataaatatatatgtcaCCCTAAGCGCGCTAGCCACTACGTCAAATTTTGCGAAAGAGCAAAAGTGGCAGCAGTGGAGCTATTCAATTCAGCCACGAAGGCATATGCGTGTTATGCCCAAATGGttagcaagaaaaaaaagggaagaggcgGATAAACGGATGGTTGAAACGAAAGGATTGATTGGTTGATCGATTGGTTTGTTGAACGACTGATTGATCGGTTGACTGATCGACTGATTGATCGGTTGACTGATCGACTGATTGATCGGTTGGCCTTTTCCCCCAGTTTCTTCAGGAAGAGCGAAGAGAACAGGCGAAACGGGAAAGATCAAAGGcccccttttcttctcccttggGTTATTCTCTCGCAAGTGACGGCGAAGAGGGTTCACCCGTTTGGGAATCATCCAGGAGAGGAGGAATCTCTTCACTTTGGCAATCTTGGAGTGATTAGAAAAAGAACCCGGCCCACGAACACGATAAATCCGTCGCCCTTGAGAGGCACCCCAAAGAAAAGCATCTCCTCTCCGTGAACCCTCAAtttactgaaaaaaaactgctctACCGACCCTCTCTCGTCCCCCCTCACTAGAAGCCATGCCACAGAACGACTACATCGAGCTGCACCGAAAGAGGTATGGCTACCGATTTGACTACTTTGAAAAGTCGAGAAAGAAGGAAGCGCGGAAAGTACATAAGGAAGCACTAAAAGCAAAGAAGCTGAGAggaataaaagcaaaaatttacaataagaaaaaatacacagaaaaagtaaacttaaaaaaaaccataaaGGCACATGAACCGAAGGATGTAAAAacaaacacaaaaataaatgatgatAATGGATTGCCATCGTACCTACTTGACAGAACACAAGTCAAAGGAACAAAAGTCTTAACCAACCTACttaaacagaaaaggaagagcaaGGCAGGAAAATGGGAATTACCTATCCCTAAAATACAGGCTCTAAACGAGGCTGAAATGTTAAGAGTTGTCAAATCTGgaaagaggagaagaaaaacgtGGAAAAGACTCATcgataaaatttcttttgttgGAAATGACTTTACGAGGAAAAATCCGAAATTTGAAAGATACATTAGACCTAGTAGCTTACGTTTTAAGAAGGCCAATGTCTATCACAGTGAATTAAAGACCACCCTATCTCTTGATATCATTAGTGTGAAGGTCAATCCGCAGTCCAATTTGTATACCAACTTGGGTGTTATTACCAAGGGCACGATAATTGAGGTGAACGTGAGTGAACTAGGACTAGTTACGCAGTCGGGGAAGATCATTTGGGCCAAGTTCGCACAGGTCACCAACAATCCTGAACTGGATGGCTGCATAAATGCGACACTCCTCGTGTAGGAGCCGCCTTGGCCGCTTCGCCAAGCTGCAGTATCGGAAGTAGCTACCCCACGTTGCGTAGAGCTGCGTACAGCTGCGTAGATGTACTTAACTTTGCGCAGCTTTTCCCCCCTGAATAtttgcttctccatttttgtaacATTCGCTTGATTTGTCCGGGAGCCACGCGGAAGGGGGCACCCGCGTGGAAGGGAATACCCACACCGAAGGGGATACCCACGCCGAAGGGGACCCCCACGGGGATGAGGACACACACGGAGGGCGCTCCTCCGCAGAgctgttttccccttttgcacccCACCCATGCGTGCATATAAAACGTCCCGCATGGCGCAGGGACTTTTCTATTTTGCCTTGCTTCGCATTGCATtaccttccccatttttttttttttttttttNNNNNNNNNNNNNNNNNNNNNNNNNNNNNNNNNNNNNNNNNNNNNNNNNNNNNNNNNNNNNNNNNNNNNNNNNNNNNNNNNNNNNNNNNNNNNNNNNNNNNNNNNNNNNNNNNNNNNNNNNNNNNNNNNNNNNNNNNNNNNNNNNNNNNNNNNNNNNNNNNNNNNNNNNNNNNNNNNNNNNNNNNNNNNNNNNNNNNNNNNNNNNNNNNNNNNNNNNNNNNNNNNNNNNNNNNNNNNNNNNNNNNNNNNNNNNNNNNNNNNNNNNNNNNNNNNNNNNNNNNNNNNNNNNNNNNNNNNNNNNNNNNNNNNNNNNNNNNNNNNNNNNNNNNNNNNNNNNNNNNNNNNNNNNNNNNNNNNNNNNNNNNNNNNNNNNNNNNNNNNNNNNNNNNNNNNNNNNNNNNNNNNNNNNNNNNNNNNNNNNNNNNNNNNNNNNNNNNNNNNNNNNNNNNNNNNNNNNNNNNNNNNNNNNNNNNNNNNNNNNNNNNNNNNNNNNNNNNNNNNNNNNNNNNNNNNNNNNNNNNNNNNNNNNNNNNNNNNNNNNNNNNNNNNNNNNNNNNNNNNNNNNNNNNNNNNNNNNNNNNNNNNNNNNNNNNNNNNNNNNNNNNNNNNNNNNNNNNNNNNNNNNNNNNNNNNNNNNNNNNNNNNNNNNNNNNNNNNNNNNNNNNNNNNNNNNNNNNNNNNNNNNNNNNNNNNNNNNNNNNNNNNNNNNNNNNNNNNNNNNNNNNNNNNNNNNNNNNNNNNNNNNNNNNNNNNNNNNNNNNNNNNNNNNNNNNNNNNNNNNNNNNNNNNNNNNNNNNNNNNNNNNNNNNNNNNNNNNNNNNNNNNNNNNNNNNNNNNNNNNNNNNNNNNNNNNNNNNNNNNNNNNNNNNNNNNNNNNNNNNNNNNNNNNNATTGTTACTCCTCCCGGGATGGATCCAAACCCGTGTAGGAAGTACGCACTAACGTAAgagaggcgaaaaaaaaaagggggggagattCACGcctgctgttttttttcccaacttgTACGTCCAGCGTGTCAAATGGAAAACGTGTTCGACAACAAGAAGGAGCTGTTCCTCGGGATGCGCGTGTTCAGCTGCGCTTTCGGCGATGAGAAAGTGGTTAGCGGCGGGGACGGGGTCAGCGGTGTGGATGGGGCCAGCGGTGCGGATGGGGCAGATGACGAGTCCAGCTCCTCCGCCACGCAGCCGGACAACCAAGTGGCGGACGAAAACCTAATCAGGTACCTCTTCAACgagcagaaaaatataaaggtAGGCACGGTGCGCTTCATCGGCACGCTCAAGAATCACCCGCATCCGAACACGACGTTTTACGGCATCGAATGGGACAACAAAACGGAGGGAAAGAACTTTGGAGATTTCAAGAACGACGTGTACTTCTTCCCCGTAGACCTACTCACAAGGGAGAGAACAAAGAGGTGCTACAACGTGGGCGAGCACACAGTGGACGAGCACACAGTGGACGAGAACCCATTGGACGAGCACCCATTGGGCGATCACCTATTGGGAGAGCACCCATTGGGCGATCACCTATTGGGAGAGCACCCATTGGGAGAGCACCCATTGGACGAGCACCCATTGGGCGAGAACCCATTGGACGAGAACCCATTGGACGAGAACCCATTGGACGAGAACCCATTGGACGAGAACCCATTGCGCATGCCGATcgagagaaacaaaaaactTGTAGAAGAACTTCGTTCCTGTAAGAGGCACCTTAAGCCGTGCTCATTCCTGccaatggaaaaaatacacgTAGGGTTAACC is part of the Plasmodium cynomolgi strain B DNA, chromosome 1, whole genome shotgun sequence genome and encodes:
- a CDS encoding hypothetical protein (putative), which produces MKEQVNGVATDRDKHRLEVGPTDEDNEFDLISDHILVRKNRKSIKELMEAGIWGAPKENLKMIRERTNKKINWNYILKKNNKLLSDNVDHIYNEIYRKENVDDIFFVFDTNPYSYLNITMSVFSLYKIATSYLNERRQRVDSSLKGKKVGVLSSNGTSKDPLGGDHPNDNFLTMDGSGEDNYGEVDDSNILKLKDERRRLNHITRNRNFMRIVGSINKHLKIIYKIFSTNEKLTKYEKNRDMYKFIPYINIKDIITILRCFSILKFDHTNIFKYIYFFLVFFMDQFDMFLLCEAVYLCLVKKIYVRPLFLNFSKRLLGYLQRGGEGSDKGGNTGSDKGSSTGSDKGSNTGSDKESNTGSDKESSAESVGAATEDATEDASNDGAIAAAGARAAPYDEANLEAFCRNMEQALQRDDPEPDHFASSPFHMKHFSYSIYHDANYSSLNSSQDELAKEKERKNDDVNRFAAQDLRHAKREFIDSSQIQRKSNDPPEVTSPQVDSQSICFPVYCLYTLCKFPYTNVQILNMIMSQIMEKASELSIEELILSFYSLAELEVNSPKLLNSLFLLIFNSLHFLDYRNNGLVTKLIRALYLVEGEIFGSLGEENRCEEMKTLMVHYLAKMVFHNRNNYTPIELVDIIRYMSAFSHIDKELFNFVYEMPFLQNLNQNTLDYYKNNVYFNQSYYAYTKDSSVNTPIEIMVCKLYQSYLAYRAWGVRKGDAAMGAGSPQMGDATMGAGSPQTGDAAMGVESPQMGDLLQRGDIPALHAIRAHNEKVKPFQYKPKLLQLFRQTYTNNMRISSYSSSSLHYEMADIIKKDLKIPCHVEYVTDKGLFIDIVILREDLIKFDASFSGLRDIAIEVNGPFHYKTKSYSGGVPPLNTKTVVKQRLLEHDKWRVISLPFWEVKPWFSKSRKENYILRVLPDELKSFFSNKVGAP
- a CDS encoding ribosomal protein S8e (putative), with the translated sequence MPQNDYIELHRKRYGYRFDYFEKSRKKEARKVHKEALKAKKLRGIKAKIYNKKKYTEKVNLKKTIKAHEPKDVKTNTKINDDNGLPSYLLDRTQVKGTKVLTNLLKQKRKSKAGKWELPIPKIQALNEAEMLRVVKSGKRRRKTWKRLIDKISFVGNDFTRKNPKFERYIRPSSLRFKKANVYHSELKTTLSLDIISVKVNPQSNLYTNLGVITKGTIIEVNVSELGLVTQSGKIIWAKFAQVTNNPELDGCINATLLV